A stretch of Triticum aestivum cultivar Chinese Spring chromosome 1D, IWGSC CS RefSeq v2.1, whole genome shotgun sequence DNA encodes these proteins:
- the LOC123175655 gene encoding defensin-like protein has product MAVSSKLFPAAVLLLLLLLATEMGPVREAMACEHAPCKKCTGSCFDPEECAITCRNEGYDSGDCTGGGAYRCTCSKNC; this is encoded by the exons ATGGCGGTTTCGTCCAAGCTTTTCCCggccgccgtcctcctcctgcttctcctcctggccACAG AGATGGGGCCTGTGCGGGAGGCCATGGCGTGCGAGCACGCCCCGTGCAAGAAGTGCACCGGGTCGTGCTTCGACCCGGAGGAGTGCGCCATCACGTGCCGGAACGAGGGCTACGACTCCGGCGACTGCACCGGCGGCGGAGCCTACCGTTGCACGTGCAGCAAGAATTGCTAG